The Astyanax mexicanus isolate ESR-SI-001 chromosome 8, AstMex3_surface, whole genome shotgun sequence sequence CAGCTGTCTTATCTAAAATGATGAGACATCTCTCCTCTGGGAGTGTTGACAAGAGTTGAacgtttgctctctctctctctggtgaaaCATCTGCTCCTACGTCAATGATATTTCTGATCCCTGTGATTCACACAGACACATGTTATTTGTTTTCTGCGCTGTCGCCTCCTGAAAGGGCTTTTTTGGTTCCTCGCTAACACTTTATCTTTCAGCTTTGAGGAACGCATCTTAATTATACGCCTAGACTTGACAGTGTTTTCTTTCTCAGTGCAGTCTCTGCCTCCTGCTCTGTGTACTCTCATACTGCAGTATATACATCCCAGTGACCTCTGAGCTTCTGTAGAAAACAACATGATTTCATCTGGATTTTCCTTTTCATCACCATCCTCAGCAATTTCAGTCTACAGAACAACGCAGCCTTGATTTTTCTTTTACTCACAGTGGTGGAGTGAAAAGTCTGAAGGCTGAAGGGTCATGTACATTCTATAAGGGAAGGGTGTGGCTTCCCTTATAGACATAAACATTATTGGATGGAATAGATGCAAGTTTAAGAATGGGAATGagtggctctgagtggtccagcagtctaaaacgCTAACACTATAAGCAGGAGTTTGCCAagagttcgaatcctgttcatgtagcttgccatcggctaccggggccctgagagaacacaattggctttgctctctatgggtggatagatggtgctctttcccacATCACCCCATAGGGTGATGTTttcagcacaaagcgtctgtgagctgatgtatctgaaccgattCACACTGAGATGCTACTTGACAATGCAGAGTATCATTGACAACAGTTCACTTTGCAGTTTATCCCATTGTGAGGATGCTTTTAGGGCATCACATCTCATTTAATCCAATGGCATGGAACTTCTCCATTAGAGGAGCACCTAACAACTCTTACACTTGTAGGAGAACCCTATAAAGCATTGGAAATGACACCCTTTGAGACACTGTCTAGTAAGAGTGACACAGAAGACATTTCATACAGCACCTTTTTCAGAATAGATGAGCTTTCATGATGACACATTATCAAAATGTCTTAATCTATAGGACACATCATAATTTAGTGTAAAAAGGGCAGCCAATagggcactttgtctctttttgcAACTGTAGAACAAACTTTAGTTCCGCTTTTACaacaatatagtataatataacataTGGACACACTTAATGGGTTACCTACTTattaattgattattattattattatgagcattgctgtgaatatttgcattcagtgacaaagcATTAGGTAGGTCAGGTAAGTTTCATATTTATCTGTTACAGAGACTCATAGAGACTAGACAAGctatttgtgtgtgcatttgcacatctgtgtcagaagataaatgcattcattagaatgtGTGTGCAGAACATACAGAGTTTGGGCATATGTTTTATGTCAGTAATTTATTGGTTACTGGAAGTTCTTTCATACTGAACAGCAGATTTTGTGTACTGAGTGTTCCTCAGAGCATAATTAATCTAATTAGAAAGAAAATATGGATGTAGGTTCCCAGGGACTTCATGTGTGGCAGTACCAGTTATATTTGCTCTGGTCCAATGTATCAGCttagaaaaatgaataaaacttatTTGGTTATGGCTTAATATTATTGTGCTTTTGCCATATTGATTAGTGGCAAGAACCTGGCAATATTGTTGACATATTGAGACTTTTTTTagataattaatttatttctaatttttatcagattttctccccaatttacacagccaattacccaacccacttattaggactccccctatcactagtgatgctcccaaaaccaggagggtgaagactagcacatgccttttctgatacatgtgaagtcattcaccgtctctttttgaactgctactgatgcagcattgctgagtagcatcacagtacactcggaggaaaacgAAGTCACTCgggtctgatacatcagctcacggacgccctgtgctgattgacatcaccctagcagtAGTAAGGGGAAAGACTGTCatctagccacccagagagagcaaggccaattgtgctctctcagggctccagcagctgatggcatgaacggaagctacatgaacgggatttaaacatattgagttttttttagggggagattattttattagtataaaaacacacattcataTGCATTAAACCTGAGTGGAAAaaagtttacttcttatttaATTGAATCAATGGGGTCAAAAAATCAACCCACTGTCTGCCACTGTCCCATCTTTACATGAACTATTAATTAAAAATCGatagatactgtgtttttgaaagtcagtacagtattgcaaaatataatatcgcgatactttgatatattgatattttcttacacttcTATTCATTAGACCATTCAGTGTCTTTAAGTAGGCATCTGACCACACAATCATTAACTCtctattacatttttacattttctcattcTCCTCCAGGTCCATCACGAGAGCGTACTACCGCAACTCCGTGGGTGGCCTTCTGCTCTTCGACATCACAAACCGCCGCTCTTTCCAGAACGTGCACGAGTGGCTGGAGGAGGCGCGCAGTCATGTGCAGCCGCACAGCATCGTCTTCCTCCTGGTGGGCCACAAGTGTGACCTGGAGGCGCAGCGGCAGGTGACGAGACAGGAGGCGGAGAAGCTGGCGGCGGCGTATGGCATGCGCTACGTGGAGACTTCGGCACGGGATGCCATCAACGTGGAGAGGGCCTTCACGGAGCTGACGCGGGATATCTTTGAGCTGGTGAAGCACGGCGAGATCACCATCCAGGAGGACTGGGAGGGGGTCAGGAGCGGATTTGTGCCCAATGTGGTTCACTCGTCTGAGGAGGTGACCAAGAGCGAGCGCCGGTGCTTCTGCTGATCCATCTAAAAAAACGCTCTCATGAACCTGAACCTGAGGTCTTCAGGATCGTTACAATCACAGGGCACTCTGTAGCCCCTCAGATATGACATAGCCCCTTTGCCTGCCTGCTGAATGCTTCCTAAACCTGCCCAGCCCTTCTGGTCCTCCACTGTTCCACAGAGTTACTGCCcattaaaaactgaattaaagGAAAACGGCCACAGCACACTGACCCAACAACCATCGACTTTCTAATGCTGATAAACCTGATAAACCAAATTTGAACCCATATGaattttgtatgtgtgtgcgtgtatgtagAACAGTGTAATTAAGCAGGGAGAACAATCAAGGATGATGTGAATGAAGGTGAGCGTTCCTGAACTGTGTGAATAGGCTGAATGTATGTTCTGCAACAGTGTGCATGAgaaagaacattctagaacagtgtgaatgacaAGGGAGTGAGTATCTACAACAGGGTTGACTGGaaagaacattttaaacagtgtaaatgaAGGTGAATCTTCTAGAACATCTTCTAGATTGAGAATATTCTCAAGCAATGTGTGAATGAGAAACATCCTTAAACAGCATTAAAGGTAGAAAACATTCTAGAGCATTCTGAAGCTATTTAAACAAATCAGAACATTCTAAAATAACATGGATAATGGGTAATATtctaaaataatgttaattaaaaacaTTCTTAAACAGTCCAAAAGGCAAAGAAAGGTCTAGAACTGTGGGAAAATTTGCAAAGCAAAGTGTAAATTGGGAGAATGTTTTAGAAATGTGTAAGAGAAGGAATACATACTCCAACTGAATGAATGGATTCTAGAGCCATGCCAATGATTAGGGGTTTCTAGTACAGTAAATGCAGAGAGAAAATGTTGTAGATGGATGAAAGGGAACACATTCTAATCAAAGTTCAAAATTAAGGAGAATATGGTTAAACTGTGTAAACAGGGCAGGATATGTTAGAacagagtgaatgagtgaacatCAGTGTGAACAGAGAGGTGGTCTAGAATAGTGCAGATAGAGGGGAAGTAGTACACTGTGATCTGTGGGATGGAATAGAACAATGTTCTAGAATACTGTGAATAAGACAGTAGACTAGTCTTTTATAATTAGAATGAGGTGAATAGTGAGAATGAGTTGGCAGCATGTTCTAGAATAGTGAGAATGAGTTAACAGAATGTTCTAGAATAGTGAGAATGAGGTGATAATGTTCTAGAATAGTGAGAATGAGTTGGCAGGATGTTCTAGAATAATGAGAATGAGTTGACAGAATGTTCTAGAGTAGTGAGAATGAGATGACAGAATGTTCTAAAACAGTGTGAATGGTGGAATTAGTAATTTCTAGAATGGTGTGAATGAGGTGGATGTTCTAGAACAGTTTGAATAAACTGGGAGATGTTCTAGAAGAATGTAAATTAAGGGTATGTTCTAGAATGAGCTGAATGAGCTAGTAGAATGTTCTTGAATAGCGTGAATGGAAGAAAACATTCCAGAACCATGTGACTGGAACATGGTAGCCAAGCGTCTGGGCTTGTTGGGTCGATGTGCTCTGGCTCTTGTCTACCGACCAATGAAAAAGAAGGGTTATTTCCCCCTGAATGGCCAATCGGGGCCTTATGTTCAGCACCTTATCCCTAAGGACCCCAAAGTATACacctgtcaatcacttaaaagcCATGAGATGTTTCCCATGAGACTGGATCTGCTGAAAGCACTCTCGACGAGACCTGATGCAGTTGTTTTTTTGATGACTTTTAAGTGATGACTGTGAAAAGAACTGCTGTTTGGTGCACAGAATGCTAAAAGACTGAATGAGAAACATCCTTAAACAGCATTAAAGGTAGAAAACATTCTAGAGCATTCTGAAGCTATTTAAACAAATCAGAACATTCTAAAATAACATGGATAATGGGTAATATtctaaaataatgttaattaaaaacaTTCTTAAACAGTCCAAAAGGCAAAGAAAGGTCTAGAACTGTGGGAAAATTTGTTTATATGTGGAGTGTTTATCTAAAAGCAATGTGAATGAGGGAGATAACATCCtgataacattttaaaacagtgtgaACACATGGGCTGTTCTAGCAAAGTGTAAATTGGGAGAATGTTTTAGAAATGTGTAAGAGAAGGAATACATACTCCAACTGAATGAATGGATTCTAGAGCCATGCCAATGATTAGGGGTTTCTAGTACAGTAAATGCAGAGAGAAAATGTTGTAGATGGATGAAAGGGAACACATTCTAATCAAAGTTCAAAATTAAGGAGAATATGGTTAAACTGTGTAAACAGGGCAGGATATGTTAGAacagagtgaatgagtgaacatCAGTGTGAACAGAGAGGTGGTCTAGAATAGTGCAGATAGAGGGGAAGTAGTACACTGTGATCTGTGGGATGGAATAGAACAATGTTCTAGAATACTGTGAATAAGACAGTAGACTAGTCTTTTATAATTAGAATGAGGTGAATGTTCCAGAACAGTGTGAACAAAGAGGTGCTCTAGCGTAGTTAAAATAAAGGAGGATATCGCTATGCTGTGTATATGGACTAGAATGTTATGAAATAGGTGGGATGAGGTGGTACAATATTCTAGAGTGAAATGAAGTGGTAGAATGTTCTGGAGCTGTTTGAATTAGGTAAATGCTCTACAACAGTGTGAACAGGAAGGCGGTCTAGAATAGAGTGCACGAGGGAGAACCGTGTAACTGTAAAAGTGGTGTAATGTTCTAGAATTCTGGGAATTAGACAGAATTTTGTTTGAATAGTGTAAATGAGGTGGATGTTCTAGAATAATGTAAATGAAGTAGAATATTGTTGTACTGTGTAAATGGGGCAAAATGTTCTAGAATAGTGAGAATGAGGTGACAGGATGTTCTAGAATAGTGAGAATGAGTTAACAGAATGTTCTAGAATAGTGAGAATGAGTTGACAGAATGTTCTAGAATAGTGAGAATGAGATGACAGAATGTTCTAGAATAATGAAAATGAGTTGACAATGTTCTAGATTAGTGAGAATGAGGCGACAATGTTCTAGAATAATGAGAATGAGTTGACAGAATGTTCTAGAATAATGAGAATGAGATAACAGAATGTACTAGAATAGTGAGAATGAGGTGACAGAATGTTCTAGAATAGTGAGAATGAGTTGACAGAATGTTCTAGAATAGTGAGAATGAGATGACAGAATGTTCTAGAATAGTGAGAATGAGTTAACAGAATGTTCTAGATTAGTGAGAATGAGGCGACAATGTTCTAGAATAATGAGAATGAGTTGACAGAATGTTCTAGAATAATGAGAATGAGTTAACAGAATGTACTAGAATAGTGAGAATGAGGTGACAGAATGTTCTAGAACAGTGAGAATGAGTTAACAGAATGTTCTAGAATAGTGAGAATGAGTTGACAGAATGTTCTAGAATAATGAAAATGAGTTGACAGAATGTTCTAGATTAGTGAGAATGAGGCGACAATGTTCTAGAATAATGAGAATGAGTTGACAATGTTCTAGAATAATGAGAATGAGTTAACAGAATGTTCTAGAATAGTGAGAATGAGTTGACAGAATGTTCTAGAATAGTGAGAATGAGATGACAGAATGCTTTAGAATAGTGAGAATGAGTTAACAGAATGTTCTAGAATAGTGAGAATGAGGTGATAATGTTCTAGAATAGTGAGAATGAGTTAACAGAATGTTCTAGAATAGTGAGAATGAGTTGGCAGCATGTTCTAGAATAGTGAGAATGAGTTAACAGAATGTTCTAGAATAGTGAGAATGAGGTGATAATGTTCTAGAATAGTGAG is a genomic window containing:
- the rab39bb gene encoding RAB39B, member RAS oncogene family b, which encodes MEAIWLYQFRLIVIGDSTVGKSCLIRRFTEGRFAQVSDPTVGVDFFSRLVEIEPGKRIKLQIWDTAGQERFRSITRAYYRNSVGGLLLFDITNRRSFQNVHEWLEEARSHVQPHSIVFLLVGHKCDLEAQRQVTRQEAEKLAAAYGMRYVETSARDAINVERAFTELTRDIFELVKHGEITIQEDWEGVRSGFVPNVVHSSEEVTKSERRCFC